In Spirochaeta thermophila DSM 6578, the following proteins share a genomic window:
- the rnc gene encoding ribonuclease III: MWFLKTSGRNERADSPLSDDRKKELRLFEKQVGIRFRSLELLNLAFSHRSYANERVSMGDNERLEFLGDAVLGLAVADYLYRTFPEKQEGELARIKSFVVSEDTLYEIARRIKVDNFILISKGEEYAGGRTKKALLADAMEAIIGAYFLDAGFEAARDFVLRLVVPEIEKVVENRHKKDYKTLLQEYVQKNFKTYPRYRVVEKLGPEHNRTFRIEVQIRDKKYGPGEGKNKKEAEQSAASIAYRAIVGDED; this comes from the coding sequence GTGTGGTTTCTTAAGACATCTGGAAGAAATGAACGGGCTGATTCTCCCCTTTCTGACGATCGAAAGAAAGAGCTTCGACTCTTCGAAAAACAGGTAGGGATCAGGTTCAGAAGCCTCGAGCTTCTGAACCTGGCGTTTTCCCATCGTTCCTATGCAAACGAGCGTGTTTCGATGGGGGACAACGAGCGCCTCGAATTCCTTGGTGACGCGGTGCTCGGACTGGCGGTCGCCGATTACCTGTACAGGACGTTTCCCGAGAAACAGGAAGGGGAACTCGCCCGCATAAAGTCGTTCGTGGTGAGCGAGGACACCCTCTACGAGATCGCCCGAAGGATAAAGGTGGACAACTTCATCCTCATCAGCAAGGGTGAAGAGTATGCCGGGGGGAGGACGAAGAAGGCCCTCCTCGCCGACGCGATGGAGGCAATCATAGGGGCGTATTTCCTCGATGCAGGGTTCGAGGCGGCGAGGGACTTCGTCCTCCGGCTGGTGGTGCCGGAGATCGAGAAAGTCGTCGAGAACCGCCACAAGAAAGACTACAAGACCCTCCTTCAGGAATACGTGCAGAAGAATTTCAAGACCTACCCTCGCTACAGGGTGGTGGAGAAACTCGGCCCTGAACACAACCGTACCTTCAGGATCGAGGTGCAGATCCGTGACAAGAAGTACGGCCCTGGGGAGGGGAAGAACAAAAAGGAAGCCGAGCAGAGTGCCGCCTCCATCGCCTACAGGGCCATCGTCGGTGACGAGGATTGA
- a CDS encoding CCA tRNA nucleotidyltransferase yields MEARRAPFPLPRFPGTLLLVCRTLRKHGFSCYIVGGALRNLALGTPPEDYDLATDAPPREVMKLFRRVIPTGIQHGTVTIVFRDHCYEVTTFRVETSYSDGRHPDEVRFTTSLEEDLSRRDFTINAMALDPLTGEFFDPFDGYSDIKRRLIKAIGNPEERFEEDALRILRAIRFATQLSFSIEQETYTAIGRHVEHLRRISWERIRDELSKIMEAVRPSRGFLQMEETGILSIVLPELEKCRGVLQSPPHRFDVLDHLLHTCDALPPSDPPLRWAGLLHDIGKPETLSEDDLGGIHFHRHEHVSSHLAQRILKRLKFPNAVIQDVSHLIRHHMFDYTPDWTDAAVRRFLHRTGPEYLERLIKLRIADRIGMTGETAPSHDLAGLKARAERLLAENTPLSIKDLAVDGHILQEDAGIPPGPWMGKTLRFLLDAVLEDPSQNTRARLTELARNFYTQRGKQHV; encoded by the coding sequence ATGGAAGCGCGCAGAGCACCGTTTCCTCTCCCCCGTTTCCCCGGAACGCTCCTGCTCGTCTGCAGGACACTGAGGAAACACGGATTCTCCTGCTATATCGTCGGGGGCGCCCTCAGGAACTTGGCTCTGGGTACTCCCCCCGAAGACTACGATCTTGCCACGGATGCCCCCCCTCGAGAGGTGATGAAGCTCTTCAGGAGGGTCATTCCCACGGGGATCCAACACGGCACCGTCACGATCGTGTTCAGGGATCACTGCTACGAGGTCACCACCTTCCGGGTGGAAACATCCTATTCAGACGGCCGGCACCCCGACGAAGTGCGGTTCACCACATCCCTCGAGGAGGATCTCTCACGGAGAGACTTCACCATCAACGCCATGGCACTCGATCCTCTCACCGGAGAATTCTTCGACCCGTTCGATGGGTACAGCGATATCAAGAGGAGACTCATAAAGGCCATCGGAAACCCTGAGGAGAGGTTCGAGGAGGATGCACTGCGGATTCTCAGGGCCATACGCTTCGCCACCCAGCTCTCATTTTCGATAGAACAGGAGACCTATACAGCCATAGGGAGGCATGTGGAGCACCTGAGACGTATCTCCTGGGAACGGATACGGGACGAGCTCTCCAAGATCATGGAAGCAGTCCGTCCTTCCCGAGGATTTCTGCAGATGGAAGAGACCGGGATACTCTCCATCGTACTCCCGGAGCTCGAGAAGTGCAGAGGTGTGCTTCAGTCTCCTCCCCACAGGTTCGACGTCCTCGATCATCTCCTTCACACCTGTGACGCACTCCCCCCCTCCGATCCGCCACTCAGGTGGGCGGGGCTCCTTCACGACATCGGGAAGCCCGAGACCCTCAGTGAGGACGATCTCGGTGGCATCCACTTCCATCGTCACGAACACGTATCGTCTCATCTGGCTCAACGCATACTGAAGAGGCTGAAGTTCCCCAACGCCGTCATCCAGGATGTGAGCCACCTGATCAGACACCACATGTTCGACTACACACCCGACTGGACGGACGCAGCAGTACGCCGTTTCCTCCACCGTACGGGTCCGGAGTATTTGGAACGACTCATCAAGCTCAGGATCGCGGACCGGATAGGGATGACGGGGGAGACGGCTCCTTCCCACGATCTTGCGGGACTCAAAGCAAGGGCGGAGCGCCTCCTTGCCGAAAACACCCCCCTCAGCATAAAGGACCTTGCGGTGGACGGACACATCCTCCAGGAAGACGCCGGTATCCCTCCCGGTCCCTGGATGGGGAAAACCCTCAGATTTCTCCTGGACGCGGTACTCGAAGACCCCTCTCAGAACACCCGCGCGCGCCTCACAGAGCTCGCACGGAATTTCTATACCCAGAGGGGGAAACAACACGTCTGA
- a CDS encoding flagellin, whose product MIINHNISALFAHRQNKFNGIDMDKSMEKLSSGLRINRASDDASGLAVSEKMRSQIRGLRQAERNAADGISFIQTAEGYLQDIQDILQRLRELAVQAANGIYSDEDRMQIQVEVSQLVDEINRIASHAQFNGMNLLTGRFARETGENVVTASMWFHIGANMDQRERVYIGTMTAQGLGIQSTNGLPHTASFFTLGTPEDANRAIGLIDKALLKVNKQRADLGAYQNRLEYSRKSLSIGAENLQAAESRIRDADMAAEMVEYVKKQILIQTSTAMLAQANQKPQSVLELLR is encoded by the coding sequence ATGATTATCAATCACAACATCAGTGCCCTCTTCGCTCATCGTCAGAACAAGTTCAACGGGATTGACATGGACAAGAGCATGGAAAAGCTCTCGTCCGGTCTCCGTATCAACAGGGCCTCTGACGATGCATCAGGCCTTGCCGTCTCCGAGAAGATGCGTTCCCAGATCCGGGGACTCAGGCAGGCCGAGAGAAACGCCGCCGACGGCATCTCGTTCATCCAGACCGCCGAGGGATATCTCCAGGATATCCAGGACATCCTCCAGCGGCTGAGGGAACTGGCAGTTCAGGCCGCCAACGGCATCTACTCGGACGAGGACAGGATGCAGATCCAGGTCGAAGTCTCCCAGCTGGTGGACGAGATCAACAGGATCGCATCCCACGCCCAGTTCAACGGCATGAACCTCCTCACCGGAAGATTCGCGCGGGAGACCGGAGAGAACGTGGTCACCGCCAGCATGTGGTTCCACATCGGAGCCAACATGGATCAGCGCGAGCGAGTCTATATCGGGACCATGACTGCGCAGGGCCTCGGTATCCAGAGCACCAACGGACTCCCCCATACCGCCAGTTTCTTCACCCTCGGCACCCCGGAGGATGCCAACAGGGCCATCGGTCTCATCGACAAGGCCCTCCTCAAGGTGAACAAGCAGAGGGCCGATCTCGGTGCGTATCAGAACAGGCTGGAGTACTCCCGAAAGAGCCTCTCCATAGGCGCCGAGAACCTCCAGGCCGCAGAGTCGAGGATCAGGGACGCGGATATGGCTGCAGAGATGGTGGAGTACGTGAAGAAGCAGATCCTGATTCAGACCTCCACCGCCATGCTCGCCCAGGCCAACCAGAAGCCTCAGTCGGTACTCGAGCTGCTCAGGTAG
- a CDS encoding thiamine diphosphokinase, translating to MDVGVVCTGGLGPEKELVASLLSRTEDPDRIFVVAADSGLLLCREYGLTPHLFVGDLDSLPDRSVLHAFPRTEVRIFPRDKDYTDTELAIEALRERGVHRWFLLGGGGGRADQFLGIVSLCIRDFHPEVWLTHREEIRVLREGCRYRIDVQRGDIISLFPLSCRRCRAVTRGLRWPLDSLEWRPGDMGISNEAVEDVVEVMVVEGRYLWVRNLAPV from the coding sequence ATGGACGTGGGGGTCGTCTGTACGGGAGGGCTCGGACCGGAAAAGGAGCTCGTCGCATCTCTCCTGTCGCGGACGGAGGATCCGGATCGGATCTTCGTGGTGGCCGCTGACTCCGGTCTCCTCCTGTGCAGAGAGTATGGGCTGACCCCCCACCTCTTCGTGGGAGACCTCGATTCCCTCCCGGACAGAAGCGTGCTCCACGCCTTTCCTCGTACCGAGGTGAGGATATTCCCCAGGGACAAGGACTATACCGATACGGAACTCGCGATAGAGGCTCTCAGGGAGAGAGGGGTGCATCGCTGGTTTCTCCTTGGAGGGGGAGGGGGACGTGCCGATCAGTTCCTCGGCATTGTCTCCCTGTGCATCCGCGACTTTCATCCTGAGGTGTGGCTCACCCACCGCGAGGAGATCCGGGTGCTCCGGGAAGGATGCAGATACAGGATCGACGTGCAGAGGGGTGACATCATTTCCCTCTTTCCTCTCTCCTGCAGGAGGTGCCGTGCCGTCACGAGAGGATTGCGGTGGCCGCTGGACTCCCTCGAGTGGCGGCCGGGGGATATGGGTATCAGCAACGAGGCGGTGGAGGATGTCGTGGAGGTCATGGTGGTGGAGGGACGGTACCTCTGGGTGAGGAACCTCGCCCCCGTGTGA
- a CDS encoding HIT family protein produces MAYFFVFNKLGYVQSRTTDKGCILCHIAQHDGTVPELVLWEDETFMVSVNLYPYNPGHLLLFPRHHTEDIRDLTGEQQVRLIDLTRACLTLLDHTYHPSGYNVGFNMGLCAGASIPHLHQHIIPRFPNEIGIGELLGGNRILVEDPRRTLDRLKETAREKGLFPPPS; encoded by the coding sequence ATGGCCTACTTCTTCGTCTTCAACAAACTCGGTTACGTACAATCACGGACGACGGACAAGGGATGCATCCTCTGTCACATAGCCCAACACGACGGTACGGTACCTGAACTCGTTCTCTGGGAGGACGAGACGTTCATGGTGTCGGTCAATCTCTACCCCTACAATCCCGGACACCTCCTCCTCTTCCCTCGCCACCACACGGAGGACATACGAGACCTCACGGGGGAACAGCAGGTCCGTCTCATCGATCTCACAAGGGCGTGCCTGACACTCCTGGACCACACCTATCATCCCTCCGGCTACAATGTGGGATTCAACATGGGGCTGTGTGCAGGAGCGTCGATCCCCCACCTCCACCAGCACATCATCCCCCGCTTTCCGAACGAAATCGGAATAGGAGAGCTGCTCGGAGGCAACCGTATACTCGTGGAAGACCCGCGGAGGACCCTCGATCGGCTCAAGGAGACGGCGAGAGAGAAAGGACTCTTTCCTCCACCCTCCTGA
- a CDS encoding SPFH domain-containing protein has protein sequence MKKFIIVLVILLLIGGAIFYAGWIQFSLDEHEYGVIFTKTSGWASRVVAPGEFVWRWERLIPTNLTLHAYPVTTRATDIVVEGGLPSADLFSEILPTSAEFSYRLVVHLSYRLRPSYLPSLAREGILPDDLEDWYENQEVRIRDLTEQTFSRVISDTSLDMDAFGPKLSERFREEMPAFELLTLSVDLERLPDLEIYRQARQLYEEILKAQAEARRAAVRERAFREEREKILLERMERYGKVLQEYPILIEYFKLDPSNPDPLGILEGLE, from the coding sequence ATGAAGAAGTTCATCATCGTGCTCGTCATTCTCTTACTGATCGGAGGGGCGATTTTCTATGCGGGATGGATCCAATTCTCACTGGACGAACATGAATACGGCGTGATCTTCACCAAGACATCCGGATGGGCCTCACGGGTAGTCGCCCCTGGTGAATTCGTGTGGCGGTGGGAACGACTCATCCCCACCAATCTCACGCTCCACGCATATCCCGTGACCACGCGGGCCACGGACATCGTGGTCGAAGGAGGGCTTCCCTCGGCCGATCTCTTCTCGGAAATCCTTCCTACCTCAGCCGAGTTCTCCTACCGGCTGGTCGTCCACCTCTCCTATCGCCTCCGCCCCTCGTACCTGCCCTCCCTCGCCCGAGAGGGGATCCTCCCGGATGATCTGGAGGACTGGTATGAGAACCAAGAGGTTCGAATCCGGGACCTCACGGAACAGACATTCTCCCGGGTGATCTCGGATACATCGCTCGACATGGATGCTTTCGGACCGAAGCTCTCGGAACGTTTCCGGGAAGAGATGCCGGCCTTCGAACTACTCACCCTTTCCGTCGATCTCGAACGCCTTCCGGACCTCGAGATCTACCGTCAGGCCCGACAGCTCTACGAGGAGATCCTCAAGGCCCAGGCAGAGGCACGAAGGGCTGCGGTAAGGGAGCGGGCATTCAGAGAGGAACGGGAGAAGATCCTCCTCGAACGGATGGAACGGTACGGAAAGGTGCTTCAGGAGTATCCCATCCTCATAGAGTACTTCAAACTCGACCCTTCGAATCCCGACCCTTTGGGGATTCTGGAAGGCCTCGAATAG
- a CDS encoding HAD family hydrolase yields MDRVEGSLYSEGLYRRAELVFHRYLTPLEPHPTDRDPILPESLPIKALLFDVYGTLFISGSGDIGVVQTQNPEHAMRRAMREAGFPLMEEDASYTSIFFSLIEKHHEARRREGILFPEVDILEIWKEFIEALIEEGRFEGESPSEEDLPLLAIRYELISNPVFPMPGAEELLSFLREAGFTLGIISNAQFYTPLLFRHFWNHFPPSLGFRSDLCIYSFLCGEAKPSRSLFEKARSLLETEGVDPDQVLYVGNDMRNDIAPAAEVGFRTALFAGDSRSLRTREEDPSCRGVVPDCVITDLRELLSPITATKEVPR; encoded by the coding sequence ATGGATCGTGTGGAGGGTAGTCTCTACTCCGAAGGATTGTACCGACGGGCGGAACTGGTCTTCCACAGGTATCTGACCCCGCTCGAGCCACATCCGACGGACAGGGATCCGATTCTCCCCGAGTCCCTCCCGATAAAGGCGCTGCTGTTCGACGTATACGGCACCCTCTTCATCTCGGGAAGCGGCGATATCGGGGTGGTGCAGACACAGAACCCCGAGCATGCCATGCGGCGGGCCATGAGGGAAGCCGGGTTCCCTCTCATGGAGGAAGATGCCTCGTATACCTCGATCTTCTTCTCGCTCATCGAGAAACATCACGAGGCACGCAGGAGGGAAGGCATCCTCTTTCCCGAGGTGGATATCCTGGAGATCTGGAAGGAGTTCATCGAAGCTTTGATCGAAGAAGGACGCTTCGAGGGCGAAAGCCCCTCCGAAGAGGATCTCCCCCTCCTGGCCATCCGGTACGAGCTCATCTCGAATCCGGTCTTCCCCATGCCCGGGGCGGAGGAGCTCCTGTCTTTCCTCCGGGAAGCAGGCTTCACCTTGGGTATCATCTCCAACGCACAGTTCTACACACCCCTCCTCTTCAGGCACTTCTGGAATCACTTCCCCCCCTCTCTGGGATTCAGGAGCGACCTCTGCATCTACTCGTTCCTCTGTGGTGAGGCGAAACCTTCTCGCTCGCTCTTCGAGAAAGCGAGGAGTCTGCTCGAAACCGAAGGTGTCGATCCCGATCAGGTGCTCTATGTCGGAAACGATATGAGGAACGACATCGCCCCTGCCGCCGAGGTCGGGTTCCGGACTGCGCTCTTCGCCGGGGATTCCCGATCACTGAGAACGCGGGAGGAGGATCCGTCGTGCCGGGGAGTGGTTCCGGATTGCGTGATCACGGATCTCAGGGAACTCCTCTCTCCGATAACCGCCACGAAGGAGGTGCCGCGATGA
- the map gene encoding type I methionyl aminopeptidase, whose protein sequence is MRKMRHLSYGPLKTPVEVTCIRRSCRFIEVLFRHIKPMVRPGVNMKELLRICELAMARKKVRPSLELDAGFPYPVSFCLNDVAAHGMPADYVLRDNDLLTIDITVALEGWHGDGAWTYLSGKVDEEGRALVRAAWRCTMAGIRAAVAGGFVRDIGATIEEEASRVGCSVIPDFAGHGIGRAYHEEPLIYHHGIPGTGLKIVPGMVFTIEPIVTFGRPEVFKDGTGGFRMRDGSKTAQFEHTVAVFPHHTEILTLGRRQYGDDLLREDLFL, encoded by the coding sequence ATGAGGAAGATGCGGCATCTCTCGTATGGCCCGCTCAAGACCCCGGTGGAGGTCACCTGTATACGTAGGTCCTGCCGTTTCATCGAGGTCCTTTTCAGGCATATCAAGCCGATGGTGCGTCCCGGTGTGAACATGAAAGAGCTCTTGCGTATCTGCGAGTTGGCCATGGCGAGGAAGAAGGTGCGCCCGTCGTTGGAACTCGATGCGGGATTCCCCTATCCCGTCTCATTTTGCCTCAATGATGTGGCGGCCCACGGCATGCCTGCAGATTATGTACTTCGTGATAACGATCTGCTCACGATCGACATCACGGTGGCCCTGGAGGGGTGGCATGGTGACGGGGCCTGGACATACCTATCGGGGAAGGTGGACGAGGAGGGGAGGGCCCTCGTCCGTGCCGCCTGGAGGTGTACCATGGCGGGGATCCGTGCTGCGGTGGCTGGCGGCTTCGTCCGTGACATAGGGGCGACGATAGAGGAGGAGGCGTCCAGGGTGGGGTGTTCGGTGATCCCCGATTTCGCGGGCCACGGTATAGGAAGGGCCTACCACGAAGAGCCTCTCATCTATCATCACGGTATCCCCGGTACCGGCCTCAAAATCGTGCCTGGGATGGTCTTCACCATAGAGCCCATTGTAACCTTTGGACGCCCGGAGGTGTTTAAAGACGGAACAGGCGGTTTCCGCATGCGGGATGGATCCAAAACGGCGCAGTTCGAACACACCGTGGCGGTCTTTCCTCATCATACCGAGATCCTCACCCTGGGGAGGCGCCAGTATGGGGATGATCTCCTGAGGGAGGATCTCTTCCTCTAG
- a CDS encoding YkgJ family cysteine cluster protein, which produces METEFYRNGLRFSCVRCSRCCRHEPGYVFLSMDDLKEIARFLGLDISETVDRYCRDVHINGFRRLSLKEKPNFDCIFWENGGCSIYRARPIQCRTYPFWEEYLGDEETWRSLELSCPGVNKGRLYTFEEIEELRRIRREHPPIVL; this is translated from the coding sequence ATGGAGACGGAGTTCTACAGAAACGGCCTGAGATTCTCCTGTGTTCGTTGTTCGAGATGCTGTCGACATGAGCCTGGATATGTCTTCCTCTCGATGGATGATCTCAAGGAGATCGCGCGTTTCCTGGGTCTCGATATTTCGGAAACGGTGGATCGATACTGCAGGGATGTCCACATAAATGGGTTCAGACGGCTTTCCCTCAAGGAGAAACCCAATTTCGACTGCATCTTCTGGGAGAATGGAGGATGCAGCATCTACCGGGCACGCCCCATCCAGTGTCGAACCTACCCCTTTTGGGAAGAATACCTCGGAGATGAGGAGACGTGGAGATCGCTCGAGCTCTCCTGCCCGGGGGTGAACAAAGGAAGGCTGTACACCTTCGAGGAAATAGAGGAGCTGAGAAGAATACGCCGTGAGCACCCTCCGATCGTCCTGTGA
- a CDS encoding MBL fold metallo-hydrolase, with the protein MVRCWGVRGSLPTPLAPETVREKIAAVISRASSEDMRSMEAKERFLASLPQWLFGTWGGNTACVEVRSGADILLFDAGSGIRDFATEIMRRPRKQREYHLFFSHFHWDHIIGLPFFTPLYDPGVRVCLYSPVRRFREYLEVLMSPPFFPVTMEAMRADKEFIVLEEDVPYRVGRGFVTPIPMTHPGGSYAYRIEKGGKAVLYATDVELADEDFLPTPENRRRFSGVDLLIIDSQYTLGEAIEKINWGHSSFTLVVDFAVRWKIPRVLLFHHEPLYDDKFLFHNCEAAREYAAHQGGDLDIRLAQEGEIHYVSVE; encoded by the coding sequence ATGGTGAGATGCTGGGGGGTGAGGGGATCTCTTCCCACCCCTCTCGCCCCTGAAACCGTCAGGGAGAAGATAGCCGCCGTGATCTCTCGTGCCTCCTCCGAAGACATGCGCTCGATGGAGGCGAAGGAACGTTTCCTCGCCTCCCTTCCTCAGTGGCTTTTCGGTACATGGGGGGGGAATACCGCATGTGTGGAGGTGAGATCCGGTGCCGATATCCTCCTCTTCGATGCCGGTTCGGGGATCCGGGATTTCGCCACCGAGATCATGAGGAGGCCCCGGAAGCAGCGGGAGTATCATCTGTTCTTTTCTCATTTCCACTGGGATCACATCATCGGTCTCCCGTTCTTCACCCCTCTCTACGATCCCGGGGTGCGGGTGTGTCTCTATTCTCCTGTACGTCGTTTCCGGGAGTATCTGGAGGTTCTCATGAGCCCGCCATTCTTCCCGGTGACCATGGAGGCGATGAGGGCGGACAAGGAGTTCATCGTGCTGGAGGAGGACGTGCCGTATCGGGTGGGTCGCGGGTTCGTGACCCCCATTCCCATGACGCATCCCGGAGGCAGCTATGCCTACAGGATCGAGAAAGGGGGAAAGGCGGTACTCTACGCCACGGATGTGGAACTGGCGGATGAGGACTTCCTCCCGACCCCGGAGAACCGGAGGAGATTCTCCGGGGTGGATCTCCTCATCATCGACAGTCAGTATACCCTTGGTGAGGCGATAGAGAAGATCAACTGGGGGCATTCCTCGTTCACCCTTGTGGTGGATTTTGCGGTTCGTTGGAAGATCCCGCGCGTACTCCTCTTCCATCATGAGCCCCTCTACGACGACAAGTTCCTCTTCCACAACTGTGAAGCCGCCAGGGAGTATGCGGCCCATCAGGGGGGCGATCTGGATATTCGGCTTGCCCAGGAGGGGGAAATCCATTATGTTTCTGTTGAATGA